One genomic region from Mangifera indica cultivar Alphonso chromosome 17, CATAS_Mindica_2.1, whole genome shotgun sequence encodes:
- the LOC123200810 gene encoding transcriptional corepressor LEUNIG-like: MSQSNWEADKMLDVYIYDYLMKRKLHASAKAFQAEGKVSTDPVAIDAPGGFLFEWWSVFWDIFIARTNEKHSDAAASYIETQMIKARELQQQHQKPQQHQQMQMQQLIMQRHAQQQQQQQHQLQLHRRDSAQFLNGTSNDPLMRQSPGTANNLAAKIYEDRLKLPLKRDSLDDAAMKPRLGENMGQLLDPNQASLLNAPAMSGQPSGQQAQSRNQQPPVSSQDIKSEMNPMMSPRPAGSDGSLIGIHGSNPSGGNVTLKGWPLTDLDQLRPGFLQQQKSLMQSAQPFSQLQLQQQLMLQARQNLTSPSANDMECRKRRMLLNNRNMGPGKDSPVNSVSDVVSNVGSTALPRGDADMLVKLQQQQIQNNQQLQQYPQHPLSSQQSQNTNSSLPQQDKMMGAGSMTMDGSMSNTFQGNDQASKNPIGRKRKLPVSSSGLANSSGTANTTGPSPSSPSSPSTHTPGDVISRPTMQHNGGSSKSLLMFGSDGLGSLTSAPNQLSDIERFVDDGSLDDNGESFLSPDDADPRDRVGRPVEVSKGFTFTEIQPIHASNSKLESCHFSSDGKLLATGGHDRKAVIWCTESFKMKSTLEEHTQWITDVRFSPSMSRLATASADRTVRVWDTDNPGYSLRTFTGHSTTVTSLDFHPSKEDLIYSCDNNSEIRCWSINNGSFAGVFEGSATQVRFQPRLGRILAAAAENHVSIFDVETQVCRHKFQGHKNQVHSICWDPSGEFLASVSDELVRVWTVGSGSKGEYVQELSSTGNKYRTCVFHPTHPSVLIIGCYETLELWNIAENKTMTLNAHDKLISSLAVSNVTGLVASASHDKRVKLWK; encoded by the exons ATGTCGCAGTCCAACTGGGAAGCCGATAAAAT GTTGGATGTCTATATATATGATTACCTTATGAAGAGAAAATTGCATGCTTCTGCAAAGGCATTTCAAGCTGAAGGGAAAGTGTCTACAGATCCTGTAG CTATTGACGCGCCTGGTGGGTTTTTATTTGAATGGTGGTCAGTCTTTTGGGATATATTTATTGCTAGAACAAACGAGAAGCATTCTGATGCTGCGGCATCCTACATTGAG ACTCAAATGATTAAAGCTCGGGAGCTGCAACAACAACATCAGAAACCTCAGCAGCATCAGCAGATGCAGATGCAGCAGCTCATAATGCAGAGGCATGCTCAGCAACAGCAACAGCAGCAGCATCAGCTACAGCTGCACAGAAGAGATAGTGCCCAGTTTCTGAATGGCACCAGCAATGACCCTCTCATGAGGCAGAGCCCTGGAACTGCAAATAACTTGGCGGCAAAAATTTATGAGGACCGTTTAAAGCTTCCACTTAAGAGGGATTCCTTGGATGATGCAGCTATGAAG CCAAGATTGGGTGAAAATATGGGCCAGCTTTTGGATCCAAATCAGGCCTCTTTGTTGAATGCACCTGCAATGTCAGGCCAGCCTTCAGG TCAACAAGCTCAAAGTCGGAATCAGCAACCTCCAGTGTCTTCACAg GATATAAAAAGTGAAATGAACCCAATGATGAGTCCCAGACCTGCTGGTTCAGATGGATCACTAATTGGAATTCATG GATCAAATCCTAGTGGCGGCAATGTGACTTTGAAAGGATGGCCTTTAACG GATCTGGATCAGCTTCGACCTGGGTTTTTGCAGCAGCAAAAATCTTTGATGCAGTCCGCACAGCCCTTCAGTCAACTTCAGTTGCAACAACAACTTATGCTTCAAGCACGGCAGAATTTGACATCTCCATCTGCCAATGATATGGAATGCAGAAAACGAAGAATGCTTCTTAACAATCGAAATATGGGTCCTGGTAAAGATAGCCCTGTGAATTCTGTCAGTGATGTAGTGTCAAATGTTGGATCAACTGCACTGCCACGTGGAGATGCTGATATGCTAGTGAAG TTACAGCAACAACAGATACAGAACAATCAACAGCTGCAACAATATCCACAGCATCCCCTTTCAAGCCAGCAGTCTCAGAATACAAACTCCAGTCTGCCGCAGCAAGATAAAATGATGGGTGCTGGCAGCATGACAATGGATGGTAGTATGTCAAATACCTTTCAAGGAAATGATCAG GCATCAAAAAATCCAATTGGACGTAAGAGAAAGCTACCTGTATCATCTTCTGGTCTTGCCAATAGCTCTGGAACTGCAAACACCACCGGACCATCCCCAAGTTCACCCTCATCACCTTCTACTCATACACCAGGAGATGTGATTTCAAGGCCTACTATGCAACATAATGGTGGCTCCTCTAAGTCTTTGCTTATGTTTGGTTCTGATGGTTTGGGCTCCCTCACATCAGCACCAAATCAATTG AGTGATATTGAACGTTTTGTTGATGATGGATCCCTGGATGATAATGGAGAGTCATTCCTGTCACCCGACGATGCAGATCCTAGAGATAGGGTTGGTCGGCCTGTGGAAGTCAGCAAGG GCTTCACATTTACGGAAATCCAGCCTATACATGCAAGTAACAGTAAGCTTGAATCTTGTCACTTCTCATCCGATGGAAAACTACTTGCCACTGGTGGGCATGATAGAAAG GCTGTAATATGGTGCACAGAATCGTTTAAAATGAAGTCTACACTTGAAGAACATACTCAATGGATTACTGATGTTCGTTTCAGTCCAAGCATGTCACGGCTAGCCACAGCTTCCGCTGATAGAACTGTCAGGGTTTGGGACACTGATAAT CCTGGTTATTCTCTTCGTACTTTTACCGGACATTCTACAACTGTTACGTCTTTGGATTTCCACCCTAGTAAAGAGGACCTTATCTATTCATGTGATAATAATAGCGAGATACGGTGCTGGAGTATCAACAATGGCAGTTTTGCTGGTGTTTTCGAG GGTAGTGCAACCCAGGTGAGATTTCAACCACGTCTTGGAAGGATTCTTGCAGCTGCTGCAGAGAACCATGTATCCATATTTGATGTGGAGACCCAAGTTTGCAGACATAAATTTCAG GGTCATAAAAACCAAGTTCATTCTATATGCTGGGACCCTAGCGGTGAGTTTCTGGCATCAGTGAGTGATGAATTGGTCAGAGTGTGGACTGTTGGCTCCGGAAGCAAAGGGGAGTATGTTCAGGAGTTGAGCTCTACTGGCAACAAATATCGAACTTGTGTTTTCCATCCCACACACCCTTCTGTGTTGATTATTGGCTGTTATGAA ACTCTGGAGCTTTGGAACATCGCCGAGAACAAGACAATGACCTTGAATGCACATGACAAGCTTATATCTTCATTGGCAGTATCAAATGTTACCGGTTTGGTAGCCTCAGCGAGCCATGACAAGCGTGTCAAACTTTGGAAGTGA
- the LOC123200661 gene encoding ABC transporter G family member 32-like isoform X2, whose protein sequence is MSNKFQSHNQTCFILYISSLLLLCVVFVALIDPMWNTAENVFARTSSFREDGEDEEALRWAALERLPTYTRVRRGIFKDVVGHSKEVDVSELEAQELKLVLERLVNSVEDDPERFFDRMRKRFDAVDLDFPKIEVRFQNLTVESFVHLGSRALPTIPNFILNMTEALLRQLRIYSGKRSKLTILDNTSGIIRPSRLTLLLGPPSSGKTTLLLALADRLGHDLKVSGKITYNGHGFNEFVAPRTSAYVSQQDWHVAEMTVRETLEFAGRCQGVGFKYDMISELSRREKFAGIKPDEDLDIFMKSFALGGQETSLVVEYIMKILGLDLCADTLVGDEMLKGISGGQKKRLTTGELLVGPARVLFMDEISNGLDSSTTYQIIKYLKHSTRALDGTTVISLLQPAPETYELFDDVILLCEGQIVYQGPRDSVLHFFSSMGFSCPKRKNVADFLQEVTSKKDQEQYWSNSFQPYRHIPPEKFAEAFCLYQIGENLSAELAVPFDRRYNHPAALSTSQYGEKKSELLKTSFNWQLLLMKRNSFIYVFKFVQLILVALITMTVFVRTTMHHRTIDDGGLFLGALYFSMVIILFNGFTEVSMLVAKLPVLYKHRDLHFYPSWVYTLPSWVLSIPTSLIESGFWVAITYYVIGYDPDVARFFQQFLLYFFLHQMSIGLFRVIGSLGRNMIVSNTFGSFAMLVVMALGGFIITKDRIPSWWIWGFWVSPLMYAQNAASVNEFLGHSWDKIAVNANSSLGEALLRQRSLFPESYWYWIGVGAMIGYAVLFNILFTFFLSYLTPWGKQQAVVSKEELQERDRRRKGETVVIELREYLQHSGSLNGKYLKQRGMVLPFQPLSMCFSNINYFVDVPTELKQEGILEDRLQLLVNITGAFRPGVLTALVGVSGAGKTTLMDVLAGRKTGGVIEGSIHISGYPKRQETFARISGYCEQSDIHSPGLTVLESLLFSAWLRLPSGVDLETQRAFVEEVMELVELTSLRGALVGLPGVDGLSTEQRKRLTIAVELVANPSIVFMDEPTSGLDARAAAIVMRTVRNIVNTGRTIVCTIHQPSIDIFESFDELLFMKRGGEVIYAGPLGPKSCELIKYFEAVEGVTKIRSGYNPAAWMLEVTSPVEENRLGVDFAEIYRSSTLFQRNKELVESLSQPSANSKELNFPTKYSLSFFNQFLACLWKQNLSYWRNPQYTAVRFFYTVVISLMLGSICWKFGSKRKNQQDLFNAMGSMYLAVLFIGITNGTAVQPVVSVERFVSYRERAAGMYSALPFAFAQVVIEFPYVFGQTLIYSSIFYSMAAFEWTALKFIWYIFFMYFTMLYFTLYGMMTTAITPNHNVAAIIAAPFYMLWNLFSGFMIPRKRMPVFWRWYYWANPVAWSLYGLLTSQFGDDDKPVTLSDGIHSVPVKVLLKDVFGFRHDFLVFVGVMVVAFAAFFGFIFAFAIKAFKFQKR, encoded by the exons AGTAGATTTGGATTTTCCAAAGATTGAGGTTCGATTTCAGAATTTGACCGTTGAATCTTTTGTCCATCTCGGAAGTAGAGCACTTCCAACCattccaaattttatattaaacatgaCTGAG GCTCTTCTGAGGCAGTTGAGGATATACAGCGGAAAGAGAAGCAAGTTGACGATTTTAGATAATACAAGTGGGATTATTAGACCTTCAAG ACTGACTCTACTATTGGGTCCTCCGAGCTCCGGAAAGACAACACTACTGTTGGCTCTTGCTGACCGATTAGGACATGATTTAAAG GTGTCAGGGAAAATTACATATAACGGACATGGTTTCAATGAGTTTGTGGCTCCAAGGACGTCTGCCTATGTCAGTCAACAGGATTGGCATGTGGCAGAGATGACTGTAAGGGAAACTCTAGAATTTGCAGGACGTTGTCAAGGTGTCGGATTCAAATATG ATATGATTTCGGAACTTTCAAGAAGAGAGAAATTTGCTGGGATAAAACCTGATGAAGATCTTGATATATTTATGAAG tcgTTTGCTTTGGGGGGACAGGAGACAAGCCTTGTGGTGGAATACATCATGAAG ATTTTAGGGTTGGACCTATGTGCTGACACATTGGTTGGAGATGAAATGCTTAAAGGGATTTCTGGAGGCCAGAAGAAGAGGCTTACAACAG GTGAATTATTAGTTGGTCCTGCAAGAGTTCTGTTTATGGATGAAATATCAAATGGTCTTGATAGCTCAACTACTTATCAGATCATCAAATATCTTAAGCATTCTACTCGTGCACTTGATGGGACCACTGTCATTTCTCTGCTTCAACCTGCTCCTGAGACTTATGAGTTGTTTGATGATGTTATACTTTTGTGTGAGGGCCAAATTGTGTATCAGGGACCTCGTGATTCTGTCCTCCATTTCTTTTCATCCATGGGATTTAGTTGTCCAAAAAGGAAGAATGTGGCTGACTTCTTGCAAGAA GTTACGTCGAAGAAGGACCAAGAGCAGTATTGGTCCAACTCTTTCCAACCTTACCGGCATATACCTCCTGAAAAGTTTGCTGAGGCCTTTTGTTTGTATCAAATTGGGGAGAATTTGTCTGCAGAACTGGCTGTTCCTTTTGATAGACGCTATAATCATCCAGCAGCCTTGTCAACTTCTCAGTACGGAGAGAAGAAGAGTGAACTTCTCAAAACCAGCTTCAACTGGCAGTTACTCCTGATGAAACGAAACTCATTTATCtatgttttcaaatttgtcCAG CTTATTTTGGTTGCCTTAATAACAATGACTGTTTTTGTGCGGACAACCATGCACCATAGGACAATTGATGATGGAGGATTGTTTCTTGGGGCACTTTACTTTTCCATGgtcattattctttttaatgGTTTCACTGAGGTTTCAATGTTGGTGGCCAAGCTCCCTGTGCTTTACAAGCATAGGGATTTGCATTTTTATCCAAGTTGGGTTTACACACTTCCTTCTTGGGTCTTGAGTATTCCAACTTCGCTCATAGAATCTGGTTTCTGGGTGGCTATTACATATTATGTTATTGGATATGACCCTGATGTTGCTAG ATTTTTTCAGCAGTTCTTGCTATATTTCTTTCTGCACCAGATGTCTATAGGTCTATTCCGTGTTATAGGATCCTTAGGCAGAAATATGATAGTTTCCAATACCTTTGGATCTTTTGCCATGTTGGTGGTCATGGCTCTTGGAGGATTCATTATTACCAAAG ATCGTATTCCAAGCTGGTGGATTTGGGGTTTCTGGGTTTCTCCTTTGATGTATGCTCAAAATGCAGCTTCTGTGAATGAATTTCTTGGACATTCCTGGGATAAG ATTGCTGTGAACGCTAACTCTTCATTAGGAGAGGCATTACTGAGACAGCGAAGCTTGTTTCCAGAAAGTTACTGGTATTGGATTGGTGTTGGTGCTATGATTGGATATGCAGTATTATTCAACATTCTTTTCACATTCTTCCTAAGCTACCTCACAC cTTGGGGAAAGCAACAAGCTGTTGTCTCTAAAGAAGAGTTACAAGAGAGAGATAGGAGAAGGAAAGGTGAAACTGTTGTTATTGAACTGCGAGAGTACTTGCAGCATTCAGGCTCACTAAATG GAAAATACCTCAAGCAGAGAGGCATGGTTCTTCCATTTCAACCACTTTCCATGTGCTTCAGTAATATCAATTACTTTGTGGATGTCCCTACG GAATTGAAGCAAGAAGGGATATTAGAAGATAGATTGCAGTTATTGGTTAATATTACTGGAGCATTCAGACCTGGTGTGCTTACAGCATTGGTAGGAGTCAGTGGCGCTGGTAAAACAACTCTTATGGATGTTTTAGCAGGTCGAAAAACTGGTGGGGTTATAGAAGGAAGCATACATATATCTGGTTATCCTAAAAGGCAAGAAACTTTTGCGAGAATTTCAGGTTACTGTGAGCAGAGTGACATTCATTCACCTGGTTTGACTGTTCTGGAATCACTACTGTTCTCTGCTTGGCTGCGGTTACCTTCAGGCGTTGATTTGGAGACACAAAGG GCGTTTGTTGAGGAGGTGATGGAGCTTGTGGAGCTGACTTCGTTGAGGGGGGCCTTAGTTGGTCTACCTGGAGTTGATGGTTTGTCAACTGAACAACGTAAAAGATTAACAATTGCTGTTGAACTGGTTGCCAACCCTTCTATAGTATTCATGGACGAGCCCACATCAGGTTTAGATGCAAGGGCTGCAGCAATAGTGATGCGAACTGTCAGGAACATTGTAAATACTGGGCGAACAATTGTGTGCACAATCCATCAGCCCAGCATAGAcatttttgaatcttttgatgAG CTTTTGTTTATGAAGCGTGGAGGAGAGGTCATATATGCTGGTCCACTTGGTCCTAAGTCTTGTGAGCTTATCAAATATTTTGAG GCAGTCGAAGGAGTGACAAAAATAAGGTCCGGATATAATCCTGCTGCATGGATGCTTGAGGTTACCTCACCAGTTGAAGAAAATCGCCTGGGTGTAGATTTTGCAGAAATTTACAGATCATCGACTCTGTTTCA ACGTAATAAAGAATTGGTTGAAAGTCTGAGCCAGCCTAGTGCAAATTCAAAAGAATTGAACTTTCCAACGAAGTATTCGCTGTCTTTTTTTAATCAGTTTTTAGCTTGCCTGTGGAAGCAAAATCTATCTTACTGGCGGAACCCACAATATACAGCAGTTCGCTTCTTCTACACTGTTGTCATTTCATTAATGCTTGGATCAATATGTTGGAAATTTGGTTCAAAAAG GAAGAATCAACAAGATTTGTTCAATGCCATGGGATCCATGTATCTTGCGGTCCTGTTTATTGGGATTACAAATGGTACTGCTGTTCAACCGGTTGTTTCTGTTGAAAGGTTTGTTTCATATAGAGAGCGAGCTGCTGGGATGTATTCAGCTTTGCCTTTTGCATTTGCTCAG GTTGTCATTGAATTCCCTTACGTGTTTGGACAAACTCTTATTTACAGCTCCATTTTCTATTCTATGGCTGCATTTGAGTGGACTGCTTTGAAATTTATTTGGTACATATTTTTCATGTATTTTACCATGCTATACTTCACCTTATATGGAATGATGACCACTGCTATCACACCAAATCATAATGTTGCTGCCATCATTGCTGCCCCATTTTATATGCTTTGGAACCTTTTCAGTGGCTTTATGATTCCTCGCAAG AGAATGCCTGTTTTCTGGAGATGGTATTATTGGGCAAACCCAGTGGCATGGAGTCTGTATGGACTCCTGACATCCCAGTTTGGTGACGATGATAAACCGGTGACCCTTTCGGACGGAATTCACTCTGTACCAGTGAAGGTTTTACTGAAGGATGTGTTTGGATTTAGGCATGATTTCTTGGTCTTCGTGGGTGTAATGGTGGTTGCCTTCGCTGCATTTTTCGGATTCATATTTGCATTTGCAATAAAAGCCTTCAAGTTCCAGAAGAGATGA
- the LOC123200661 gene encoding ABC transporter G family member 32-like isoform X1 — MSNKFQSHNQTCFILYISSLLLLCVVFVALIDPMWNTAENVFARTSSFREDGEDEEALRWAALERLPTYTRVRRGIFKDVVGHSKEVDVSELEAQELKLVLERLVNSVEDDPERFFDRMRKRFDAVDLDFPKIEVRFQNLTVESFVHLGSRALPTIPNFILNMTEVINSNLTLGRCYKLISYQLIFVNVQQALLRQLRIYSGKRSKLTILDNTSGIIRPSRLTLLLGPPSSGKTTLLLALADRLGHDLKVSGKITYNGHGFNEFVAPRTSAYVSQQDWHVAEMTVRETLEFAGRCQGVGFKYDMISELSRREKFAGIKPDEDLDIFMKSFALGGQETSLVVEYIMKILGLDLCADTLVGDEMLKGISGGQKKRLTTGELLVGPARVLFMDEISNGLDSSTTYQIIKYLKHSTRALDGTTVISLLQPAPETYELFDDVILLCEGQIVYQGPRDSVLHFFSSMGFSCPKRKNVADFLQEVTSKKDQEQYWSNSFQPYRHIPPEKFAEAFCLYQIGENLSAELAVPFDRRYNHPAALSTSQYGEKKSELLKTSFNWQLLLMKRNSFIYVFKFVQLILVALITMTVFVRTTMHHRTIDDGGLFLGALYFSMVIILFNGFTEVSMLVAKLPVLYKHRDLHFYPSWVYTLPSWVLSIPTSLIESGFWVAITYYVIGYDPDVARFFQQFLLYFFLHQMSIGLFRVIGSLGRNMIVSNTFGSFAMLVVMALGGFIITKDRIPSWWIWGFWVSPLMYAQNAASVNEFLGHSWDKIAVNANSSLGEALLRQRSLFPESYWYWIGVGAMIGYAVLFNILFTFFLSYLTPWGKQQAVVSKEELQERDRRRKGETVVIELREYLQHSGSLNGKYLKQRGMVLPFQPLSMCFSNINYFVDVPTELKQEGILEDRLQLLVNITGAFRPGVLTALVGVSGAGKTTLMDVLAGRKTGGVIEGSIHISGYPKRQETFARISGYCEQSDIHSPGLTVLESLLFSAWLRLPSGVDLETQRAFVEEVMELVELTSLRGALVGLPGVDGLSTEQRKRLTIAVELVANPSIVFMDEPTSGLDARAAAIVMRTVRNIVNTGRTIVCTIHQPSIDIFESFDELLFMKRGGEVIYAGPLGPKSCELIKYFEAVEGVTKIRSGYNPAAWMLEVTSPVEENRLGVDFAEIYRSSTLFQRNKELVESLSQPSANSKELNFPTKYSLSFFNQFLACLWKQNLSYWRNPQYTAVRFFYTVVISLMLGSICWKFGSKRKNQQDLFNAMGSMYLAVLFIGITNGTAVQPVVSVERFVSYRERAAGMYSALPFAFAQVVIEFPYVFGQTLIYSSIFYSMAAFEWTALKFIWYIFFMYFTMLYFTLYGMMTTAITPNHNVAAIIAAPFYMLWNLFSGFMIPRKRMPVFWRWYYWANPVAWSLYGLLTSQFGDDDKPVTLSDGIHSVPVKVLLKDVFGFRHDFLVFVGVMVVAFAAFFGFIFAFAIKAFKFQKR, encoded by the exons AGTAGATTTGGATTTTCCAAAGATTGAGGTTCGATTTCAGAATTTGACCGTTGAATCTTTTGTCCATCTCGGAAGTAGAGCACTTCCAACCattccaaattttatattaaacatgaCTGAGGTAATAAACTCAAATCTTACACTCGGTCGCTGCTATAAATTAATTTCGTACCAACTTATATTTGTGAATGTTCAACAGGCTCTTCTGAGGCAGTTGAGGATATACAGCGGAAAGAGAAGCAAGTTGACGATTTTAGATAATACAAGTGGGATTATTAGACCTTCAAG ACTGACTCTACTATTGGGTCCTCCGAGCTCCGGAAAGACAACACTACTGTTGGCTCTTGCTGACCGATTAGGACATGATTTAAAG GTGTCAGGGAAAATTACATATAACGGACATGGTTTCAATGAGTTTGTGGCTCCAAGGACGTCTGCCTATGTCAGTCAACAGGATTGGCATGTGGCAGAGATGACTGTAAGGGAAACTCTAGAATTTGCAGGACGTTGTCAAGGTGTCGGATTCAAATATG ATATGATTTCGGAACTTTCAAGAAGAGAGAAATTTGCTGGGATAAAACCTGATGAAGATCTTGATATATTTATGAAG tcgTTTGCTTTGGGGGGACAGGAGACAAGCCTTGTGGTGGAATACATCATGAAG ATTTTAGGGTTGGACCTATGTGCTGACACATTGGTTGGAGATGAAATGCTTAAAGGGATTTCTGGAGGCCAGAAGAAGAGGCTTACAACAG GTGAATTATTAGTTGGTCCTGCAAGAGTTCTGTTTATGGATGAAATATCAAATGGTCTTGATAGCTCAACTACTTATCAGATCATCAAATATCTTAAGCATTCTACTCGTGCACTTGATGGGACCACTGTCATTTCTCTGCTTCAACCTGCTCCTGAGACTTATGAGTTGTTTGATGATGTTATACTTTTGTGTGAGGGCCAAATTGTGTATCAGGGACCTCGTGATTCTGTCCTCCATTTCTTTTCATCCATGGGATTTAGTTGTCCAAAAAGGAAGAATGTGGCTGACTTCTTGCAAGAA GTTACGTCGAAGAAGGACCAAGAGCAGTATTGGTCCAACTCTTTCCAACCTTACCGGCATATACCTCCTGAAAAGTTTGCTGAGGCCTTTTGTTTGTATCAAATTGGGGAGAATTTGTCTGCAGAACTGGCTGTTCCTTTTGATAGACGCTATAATCATCCAGCAGCCTTGTCAACTTCTCAGTACGGAGAGAAGAAGAGTGAACTTCTCAAAACCAGCTTCAACTGGCAGTTACTCCTGATGAAACGAAACTCATTTATCtatgttttcaaatttgtcCAG CTTATTTTGGTTGCCTTAATAACAATGACTGTTTTTGTGCGGACAACCATGCACCATAGGACAATTGATGATGGAGGATTGTTTCTTGGGGCACTTTACTTTTCCATGgtcattattctttttaatgGTTTCACTGAGGTTTCAATGTTGGTGGCCAAGCTCCCTGTGCTTTACAAGCATAGGGATTTGCATTTTTATCCAAGTTGGGTTTACACACTTCCTTCTTGGGTCTTGAGTATTCCAACTTCGCTCATAGAATCTGGTTTCTGGGTGGCTATTACATATTATGTTATTGGATATGACCCTGATGTTGCTAG ATTTTTTCAGCAGTTCTTGCTATATTTCTTTCTGCACCAGATGTCTATAGGTCTATTCCGTGTTATAGGATCCTTAGGCAGAAATATGATAGTTTCCAATACCTTTGGATCTTTTGCCATGTTGGTGGTCATGGCTCTTGGAGGATTCATTATTACCAAAG ATCGTATTCCAAGCTGGTGGATTTGGGGTTTCTGGGTTTCTCCTTTGATGTATGCTCAAAATGCAGCTTCTGTGAATGAATTTCTTGGACATTCCTGGGATAAG ATTGCTGTGAACGCTAACTCTTCATTAGGAGAGGCATTACTGAGACAGCGAAGCTTGTTTCCAGAAAGTTACTGGTATTGGATTGGTGTTGGTGCTATGATTGGATATGCAGTATTATTCAACATTCTTTTCACATTCTTCCTAAGCTACCTCACAC cTTGGGGAAAGCAACAAGCTGTTGTCTCTAAAGAAGAGTTACAAGAGAGAGATAGGAGAAGGAAAGGTGAAACTGTTGTTATTGAACTGCGAGAGTACTTGCAGCATTCAGGCTCACTAAATG GAAAATACCTCAAGCAGAGAGGCATGGTTCTTCCATTTCAACCACTTTCCATGTGCTTCAGTAATATCAATTACTTTGTGGATGTCCCTACG GAATTGAAGCAAGAAGGGATATTAGAAGATAGATTGCAGTTATTGGTTAATATTACTGGAGCATTCAGACCTGGTGTGCTTACAGCATTGGTAGGAGTCAGTGGCGCTGGTAAAACAACTCTTATGGATGTTTTAGCAGGTCGAAAAACTGGTGGGGTTATAGAAGGAAGCATACATATATCTGGTTATCCTAAAAGGCAAGAAACTTTTGCGAGAATTTCAGGTTACTGTGAGCAGAGTGACATTCATTCACCTGGTTTGACTGTTCTGGAATCACTACTGTTCTCTGCTTGGCTGCGGTTACCTTCAGGCGTTGATTTGGAGACACAAAGG GCGTTTGTTGAGGAGGTGATGGAGCTTGTGGAGCTGACTTCGTTGAGGGGGGCCTTAGTTGGTCTACCTGGAGTTGATGGTTTGTCAACTGAACAACGTAAAAGATTAACAATTGCTGTTGAACTGGTTGCCAACCCTTCTATAGTATTCATGGACGAGCCCACATCAGGTTTAGATGCAAGGGCTGCAGCAATAGTGATGCGAACTGTCAGGAACATTGTAAATACTGGGCGAACAATTGTGTGCACAATCCATCAGCCCAGCATAGAcatttttgaatcttttgatgAG CTTTTGTTTATGAAGCGTGGAGGAGAGGTCATATATGCTGGTCCACTTGGTCCTAAGTCTTGTGAGCTTATCAAATATTTTGAG GCAGTCGAAGGAGTGACAAAAATAAGGTCCGGATATAATCCTGCTGCATGGATGCTTGAGGTTACCTCACCAGTTGAAGAAAATCGCCTGGGTGTAGATTTTGCAGAAATTTACAGATCATCGACTCTGTTTCA ACGTAATAAAGAATTGGTTGAAAGTCTGAGCCAGCCTAGTGCAAATTCAAAAGAATTGAACTTTCCAACGAAGTATTCGCTGTCTTTTTTTAATCAGTTTTTAGCTTGCCTGTGGAAGCAAAATCTATCTTACTGGCGGAACCCACAATATACAGCAGTTCGCTTCTTCTACACTGTTGTCATTTCATTAATGCTTGGATCAATATGTTGGAAATTTGGTTCAAAAAG GAAGAATCAACAAGATTTGTTCAATGCCATGGGATCCATGTATCTTGCGGTCCTGTTTATTGGGATTACAAATGGTACTGCTGTTCAACCGGTTGTTTCTGTTGAAAGGTTTGTTTCATATAGAGAGCGAGCTGCTGGGATGTATTCAGCTTTGCCTTTTGCATTTGCTCAG GTTGTCATTGAATTCCCTTACGTGTTTGGACAAACTCTTATTTACAGCTCCATTTTCTATTCTATGGCTGCATTTGAGTGGACTGCTTTGAAATTTATTTGGTACATATTTTTCATGTATTTTACCATGCTATACTTCACCTTATATGGAATGATGACCACTGCTATCACACCAAATCATAATGTTGCTGCCATCATTGCTGCCCCATTTTATATGCTTTGGAACCTTTTCAGTGGCTTTATGATTCCTCGCAAG AGAATGCCTGTTTTCTGGAGATGGTATTATTGGGCAAACCCAGTGGCATGGAGTCTGTATGGACTCCTGACATCCCAGTTTGGTGACGATGATAAACCGGTGACCCTTTCGGACGGAATTCACTCTGTACCAGTGAAGGTTTTACTGAAGGATGTGTTTGGATTTAGGCATGATTTCTTGGTCTTCGTGGGTGTAATGGTGGTTGCCTTCGCTGCATTTTTCGGATTCATATTTGCATTTGCAATAAAAGCCTTCAAGTTCCAGAAGAGATGA